A genomic region of Balaenoptera acutorostrata chromosome 4, mBalAcu1.1, whole genome shotgun sequence contains the following coding sequences:
- the LOC103007461 gene encoding cytochrome P450 2J5-like: MPLGQSTSPELIGKAAQRSALPAWVRARWPWPGRLGRAADCPPTRAQGSSAAMGTRGGSRDASAMLRELGLGKLALDLQLQGEAAKLAEAFHQEQGRPFDPRVHIVTSTARVIGALVFGRHFLLEDPFFQELIQPIDFGLAFVSTIWRRLSPGSSLRYYCFHYCLDYFGSVESFQMTSSPGMPMSEVPDHFGAPSTILSCPDSGSAPEKPLGGPLPPQLYDLFPWAFCRLPGPHQEMFRFQKAVRGYIFCQDISRHKLRTPEAPKDFISCYLAQITKATDDPVSTFNEENLIQVVVDLFLGGTDTTATTLCWALIYMVQHGAIEERVQRELDAVLGTSRAVRYEDRERLPYTRAVLHEVQRLNSVVTAGAVRQCVTSTRVHGHPVPKGTIILPNLASVLYDPECWETPQQFNPGHFLDKDGNFLVNEAFLPFSAGHRVCLGDQLARMELFLMFATLLRTFWFQLPEGSPGLRLEYIFGGTRQPRPQKICAVPRLNCPSPEPLWYNKKCIWSLSLVPGTKLLKPLEFPKRQECL; this comes from the exons ATGCCCCTCGGTCAGAGCACCAGCCCCGAGCTGATTGGGAAGGCTGCCCAGCGGTCTGCTCTCCCTGCCTGGGTGAGAGCCAggtggccctggcctgggaggctgGGACGGGCTGCTGACTGTCCCCCAACCCGGGCCCAGGGGTCATCTGCAGCCATGGGCACACGTGGAGGCAGCAGAGATGCTTCTGCAATGCTTCGGGAGCTAGGCCTAGGCAAGCTGGCACTGGACCTGCAGTTGCAGGGGGAGGCGGCAAAGCTGGCAGAGGCCTTCCACCAGGAGCAGG GTAGACCCTTCGACCCTCGGGTACACATTGTCACGTCCACGGCCAGAGTCATTGGGGCCCTCGTGTTTGGCCGCCACTTCCTCTTGGAGGATCCCTTCTTCCAGGAACTGATTCAACCCATCGACTTTGGCCTGGCCTTTGTCAGCACCATTTGGCGCAGG CTGAGCCCTGGATCCAGTCTCCGCTACTACTGCTTTCATTACTGTCTAGATTACTTTGGGAGTGTGGAGAGTTTCCAGATGACAAGCAGTCCTGGGATGCCCATGTCAGAGGTCCCAGACCACTTTGGTGCCCCCAGCACCATTCTGAGCTGCCCTGACTCAGGGTCAGCACCTGAGAAACCCCTGGGTGGGCCTCTTCCCCCACAGCTATATGATCTGTTCCCCTGGGCCTTCTGCCGCCTCCCAGGCCCCCACCAGGAGATGTTTAGGTTCCAGAAGGCTGTGCGGGGCTATATCTTCTGCCAGGATATCAGCAGACACAAACTCAGGACACCTGAGGCCCCCAAGGACTTCATCAGCTGCTACCTGGCCCAGATCACTAAG GCCACGGACGACCCTGTCTCCACATTCAATGAAGAAAACCTGATCCAGGTGGTGGTCGACCTGTTTCTGGGAGGCACCGACACCACGGCCACTaccctgtgctgggcactcaTCTACATGGTCCAGCATGGAGCCATCGAGG AGAGGGTGCAGCGGGAGCTGGATGCGGTGCTGGGTACCTCCCGGGCCGTCCGCTACGAGGACCGCGAGCGACTGCCCTACACCCGCGCCGTCCTCCACGAGGTGCAGCGCCTCAACAGCGTCGTGACCGCAGGTGCCGTGCGCCAGTGCGTGACCTCCACCCGTGTGCACGGCCACCCCGTGCCCAAG GGCACCATCATCTTGCCCAACCTGGCCTCTGTGCTCTATGACCCTGAGTGTTGGGAGACCCCCCAACAATTCAACCCTGGCCACTTCCTGGACAAGGATGGAAACTTCCTGGTCAATGAGGCCTTCCTGCCATTCTCTGCAG GGCATCGGGTGTGCCTAGGGGACCAGTTGGCTCGGATGGAGCTCTTCCTGATGTTTGCCACCCTCCTCAGGACCTTTTGGTTCCAACTGCCAGAGGGGAGCCCAGGGCTCAGGCTGGAGTACATCTTTGGGGGCACTCGGCAGCCCCGGCCCCAGAAGATCTGTGCCGTGCCCCGTCTGAACTGCCCCAGCCCAG AGCCCCTGTGGTATAATAAGAAATGCATTTGGTCTCTGTCCCTTGTTCCTGGCACAAAGCTCctcaaacccttgga